GCTTCTTGGGCTTTTTCTGTGGTTTTTCTGATACTTCAACATCACGGCTGCTCACTGAACTTGTGGTAGCACTTGTGGCACCTTTATTAGCGTCCACACTTTCACACTTTGGCATAACTATCTCCCCCTCCTCAGGGGACTCGCAGCTCGGCGAACGAGTCCGTTTTTTACTACACGGTGGCTCGGAATTATTAGACACTGGGTCACCAAAGAGACGGGCACGAATCTGCTGTTTTGACTCCTCTTCTGCATCACAATGTTGCTCCTTAACAGGTGAAGATGCTGGGCTGTTCTGAGGCTCAGCCTTGACACCTGGTTTCGGCGGTATGTAAGTGAGCCGAGAGAGGCTGATGCTGCATAGTAGCCGTGGCACTCCCTGTGCTTCCACTGGCTCACTCTTTATTGGAGCAGCAGAAGCAGTTGCAGGAGACTTGCCTGCCTCCGGTGAGGTTTTGTTGCGCTTGCCTGAACCATTGTCCCTTGCTATTTTCTTGCGGGTTTTCTCTGGAGGAGCGTCCCTATCGGCAACATTCACCGGAGGATCCTCGTGTTTTATCCTACGCTTGCTATCTTGGGAAGATTGAGTTAGCATAGGAGACTTACGTTCTTCAGATGGAGTAGGCACTACCTGTGCTGGTGGAGGTGGAGGAAGAGGGGGTGGAGGTGGTGGACACGGTGACGGTGGCGCCGGACTCGGCATACGAGCTGTCGTCTCTGCCTCCTCATTGGCAGCACGTTCAGATGATGAAACACATTCTACTACAATGACTCCACCTTTACCTTTGCCACCTTTTCCTTTACCACCCCCTTTCCCTTTACCGCCATAGCCACCTTCCTGGTCCCTAGTTTTTGTCGAGAACAATTTTCGCAGAGTGTCATTTTTCTTCTTGTCTTGTACTGCTTTGTCCTCAGAGTCCAACTCAGGTGGACTCTCGTCAGCAGCTGGTCGTGGAGGTGACCTGTCAATGTCGCTGCCAGATGTCCGCCGTCGACCCGACACTCCAGCCCTTCCTGCACGAATTTTGGCACCGGAGGAGGAAGCAGTTGACAATGCTGGCACGGAAGGAAGTGCTGCAGCAGCTGGTGTAGGTGCACTGAGGGGATGCGGTGCTGCAGTCGGGCGACAGTTGTCTTCGGCCTCTGAATCAGTCGTAGTGGGGCACTCCTCCGGGGTGATAATCTTGAGGCGTGAGGCGGCACCTCGACCGGGGCGCACACCTTCTTCTCTACGTGCCCGCCTCTGTGACGGTTTTGCACGTTCCTTGCGAGTTGCGGTATCTTTAGTCCGATCACGCTGTTTCACCTTTCCCGCTGGTGGCACTGACGCAATAGCTGCAGCAGTTTTTCTTTTAGAAGGTACAggcacatcactgtcagaatcactAGACGAGACATCACGTGCTACAGGTCTACTCGGAACAGGAACTGAGGGTTCTGAGGTATTTGGGGCTGCTGGGGAAGAACGTGCTACAGGTGGTATTGCCGCAACTGCACCACTCGGTCCACGTGGGGTTTCATCATCAGACGACGACGATGATGTGGAAGATGAGGACTGGATACGTGGTGGTTTCTTGTGCAGAGTAGAAGGCAAAGTGGCAGGCAGGATGGGAGCTGGGATTGTGTTAGTAGCTGGAGGAGGCGCAGGTGCCTCATCGGACGAGGTGCTGCTGCACGTGCTGTTGCTGCTGACAGATTGTCGTATTCGTGCAACATGGGGTCGTGGCctgggtggtggtggttgtggtgccGTGTCCGAATCACTATTGTCACCAGGTGGTGTAGCACTGACAATTTGTTTGCGCAATGTACGAGGTCTGTGGCGGCGTTCTGCAGCACCTGTTGGGCGGCGCACCACAGGAGCCACAACTGGCTGCTGTGGCGGTGGAGCAGGTTCTTCGTCTGATGACATGCTCGATACGGGCTGTACGGGATGTACAACTACCTCACGTGTCATCTTGGTCATACAATCACCCTCTTCAtcctcttcttcctcatcctcttGCCGACGCTGCTGTTGCtgctcctcttcttcctcttcttcatcttcgtcatcatcgtcgtcattaTCCTCTTCATTGTCATCGTCATCAGAGTCAGGTACATGAGGGGGAGCCCTTGGTACAGCGGGAGCAGACGGTAGTTCCAACCTCGAACCTGGACTGCAGCGACTCATGCACTCCTTCAAACACAGAAAATAGAACCTATATTAAGTATTTGAAGGATTTTAAGAACAGCTATTTGTAACACAGAAACTTAATCTGAAAACACCTATGGAGTCCACTGTCTCCAAAGGAGACAAAAGCAAACCAGCTCCTACCTGCAGTGATCTATCTTGCTGAGCATGAAGGAAATTTGCCAGACCCCAGCTGCGGTTGTTATTGGTCTCCTCATTAGGTGCCACAGCTGTGACAGCGTCAGAGAGAGCAGCAGTAGTAGCTGCTGGGGCTGAAGCACTGGAGGGTGGCCGGCCCGGGCTTTGCTCTGGTTGTGGCACCAGCATGTCATCTGTGAACAGAGCGAGGTTTGTAATTATGGGAACAAATTTAACCATTAAAACAACCTTTATCTCCTCCAGCACAACAAAATATAAATTTAGTAGAGAGAACTAGCAATGTCTCCACAACAATTCAGTAAATATTTCAATTTCATGAACTGCATGAAATTTTTTGCTATTTCTGCACACAGTCTACCAACATCACACAGTGCAGAAACTTAACAGTACGCAGAAATGTGTCAACAATGATTTGGATTCCCACTTTTAGGAATCTTCTTAGCAGCACAACATGTGTTAAACATGATCTTATTAATACTGAAATAAACTATCCAGCAGAAAGTTCTGCATCTGGAACACTGCTGAACACAATTTCTGGAGGTGGGTTATCTGGTAAGTTGCACGGTAGTGTTTGCAATTGAATTATCCCCGATACTGCACACAGTTACTTGTCTTTGCAGGCCTGGAGTATGCAATCACTGGCtcttttaatttgtaaatatgtaacTAAACTATCACACTCATTTCTCTTTTTTACTTCTGTTAAGACTGTCAAGAAATTAAGGTGGATTATATTTAGTCACGGTCTGCTTTTAAATTGCAATGGTCATGGCCATAGTGAGAATGTTAGACTAATTCCCTGTATAGTAATTACGTTGAAGTATTTCATTTTAAATTGCGAAAAAGTATTCTCCATTAAATTTAAGTGCTGTTGAGTAATCTCTGTCATTGATCCCTAGCTGAAATTAGCAATGCTTATATTCAAAAATGCATACATTTCCAATCCTACCATttccaaaaactgaaataaattgatTGAGGCAGATAATTTGTCAAATTTACAGTATAATCCAGTTCACACAAACAATATTACCTCAAAATCTGAAGAATAGTATGTGGAGGAGAAAAAGAACTTGTACCACAGATTAAGAGAAATCTCACTGTGATGCACCATCTTACTGCGCAATTGAAAGCTTCATTGTAATCACCATTTTCTGCAAATCTCAATAATCACTTTCTTCAAAAACACTACACTAATAATCTTTATCCCGTCATTACAAAACTGTTTATGTCAATGAATCCAACCATGTATTGATGTTACTATTTAACAACAGATGTAATCTTACCCAAAGCAGACGgctgctcatcatcatcatcgtcgtcatcttcACCACTACTAGAACTGCTCGAGCTTGCAGATGAATGTGTATCAGGGTCACTAGACGATGGAGAGACAACACTATGGCCACCATTGGTTGCGATGGTGGGCGGaggcagaggtggtggtggtgaagtCAGTGGCAGCACAGGGGCAGTGCTCATCTCTGTCTCAACATCCACTACTGGCGACATAGGTGGCACTGGTGCAGGTACAGGCGTCGCCTGGGGTGGTTGCAAATGCAGCAGTGGTGTCGTCTGTGGGCTCAGCATTGACAGAGGCACACCACACCTGTCACAACACGGTATGATACACTTTAATACATTATACCCCTAAATTCTAGACGTCAGTTATACTAGGAGTCAAaaagaaattcaaataataatATGCTACCTTTATTTCATGTAACATTAATGATTTTATTTCTGAAGACCAAAAGAAAGCTTACAATGGGGACACACAGAGTTAGTGTGTGACAAAACAAAAATACCTGTGTAAGTAGGACTGCATGTTTGCTAATTATGTCAAATcacaaagtaatttaaaaaaatccaaTACCAAGAATATGTTTAGCATTATCACACAAGTACCACAGTGATCATACGGAGTGCATCGTGTCCCCAAGTAATAATTTGGAGAAAAACACATGTTTAAGCTGAAAACTGTAATTCACATATAGTCAGGGTGAAAATAGTGTATCGAGCAACTAaagacaattattattattatttctttcctttctcagacgttatgtctcattaaaaatggaaagtgacgtggaccatGATCAAGCGTGGCTTCCTactaactgtacggtatatgttatattgcatttaggaacttttgggtatttgaacatgtatcaataactacagatttctgtagtttatatatatatatatatatatatatatatatatatatatatatatatatatatatatatatatatatatatatatatttttttttttttttttcgatgtagctgtattgcgttatgtaccagtggatattgtgtggtatgactcctgcagttgatagtataattggtataatgtcaactttatcctgatgccacatgtccttgacttcctaagccagttggatgtatttttcaatttttttctcctgttatcttctgtatattattattatcatcattattatcattactattatcatcattattatttcatGTTCAATTTAACATGTTAAAACATGTTTCAACAACTTTTTTCCCATAATCAGGTGTTTATGTTTACAGATGTTTGTTActttgaaatacattttaattaaatgttaATATAGAATACTTATTTGCTGACTGTTCTACTAACAAAGTGGCTATTGGGGTATCTGGGGGGAGGGATGAAGGATGCCCAAAATTTGTGCCCTGTGGTTTCTTTTCCTGGTGTGGAGCTGTGCCTCATCTGACACGGCCTTTGTGGGATGCAGATGGTTTTGCATTAGTTATGTGCAATAATCCAATAATCCTGTGATACACTTTCAATGTGTCAAGTGTCCATATAAAATTTTAGAGTTGCAAAGCTTCATTTGTATCACTGGTACATTGGCAAAGCTGTTGACTGACATTACACTTTCGCACCACTTAGTCTGAAACTGACTTGGACATATTTCTCTGCACAAAAATTTCCTACATAACTGTTAACATTACACATTTC
The genomic region above belongs to Schistocerca americana isolate TAMUIC-IGC-003095 chromosome 7, iqSchAmer2.1, whole genome shotgun sequence and contains:
- the LOC124623024 gene encoding AF4/FMR2 family member lilli, coding for MLDTSVYESRSSWNPMKRSRVDRNQLRERERQARAQMSQQQSDREADISAPLFGAPVKVTPSPADTTASQIQRKLGNYEMMQRLLVDEPKRLIGIDGLPPASPGSEFKKPPRHHSQPQLQPQPLLQPLVAPAQPLPPPPQQQVRGSFLKPADGKPAYGGRGGYPGRPLKPGEPRANGALPPSKGPPRHTNATRVHPAAIGLPPHSQDPQMSISRDQTSVEKMLKEMIGGSVTPVTAIATPRKEPETKFTFNPHLNAITDVLPAQLPVGRKSDITAPSPPPSVPSDLLEKDLTLSDDSDAADPLQPPGADLLLARDIPGLPGVTHPCGVPLSMLSPQTTPLLHLQPPQATPVPAPVPPMSPVVDVETEMSTAPVLPLTSPPPPLPPPTIATNGGHSVVSPSSSDPDTHSSASSSSSSSGEDDDDDDDEQPSALDDMLVPQPEQSPGRPPSSASAPAATTAALSDAVTAVAPNEETNNNRSWGLANFLHAQQDRSLQECMSRCSPGSRLELPSAPAVPRAPPHVPDSDDDDNEEDNDDDDDEDEEEEEEEQQQQRRQEDEEEEDEEGDCMTKMTREVVVHPVQPVSSMSSDEEPAPPPQQPVVAPVVRRPTGAAERRHRPRTLRKQIVSATPPGDNSDSDTAPQPPPPRPRPHVARIRQSVSSNSTCSSTSSDEAPAPPPATNTIPAPILPATLPSTLHKKPPRIQSSSSTSSSSSDDETPRGPSGAVAAIPPVARSSPAAPNTSEPSVPVPSRPVARDVSSSDSDSDVPVPSKRKTAAAIASVPPAGKVKQRDRTKDTATRKERAKPSQRRARREEGVRPGRGAASRLKIITPEECPTTTDSEAEDNCRPTAAPHPLSAPTPAAAALPSVPALSTASSSGAKIRAGRAGVSGRRRTSGSDIDRSPPRPAADESPPELDSEDKAVQDKKKNDTLRKLFSTKTRDQEGGYGGKGKGGGKGKGGKGKGGVIVVECVSSSERAANEEAETTARMPSPAPPSPCPPPPPPLPPPPPAQVVPTPSEERKSPMLTQSSQDSKRRIKHEDPPVNVADRDAPPEKTRKKIARDNGSGKRNKTSPEAGKSPATASAAPIKSEPVEAQGVPRLLCSISLSRLTYIPPKPGVKAEPQNSPASSPVKEQHCDAEEESKQQIRARLFGDPVSNNSEPPCSKKRTRSPSCESPEEGEIVMPKCESVDANKGATSATTSSVSSRDVEVSEKPQKKPKKHRSQSRDSSHKHSNGRGAVSVGEKQETEVKGHHRSKSKQRDKDRERGSDGKSHRHSRTYGHHRRERRVSASSSASSQNVPEAPPPSSIPQLEQAPEQHQPSPAQPIASTSSGVTGTTNVCRLPSDSDSEDEPHRPSSQVDMALSDIQPTNHEREVAGILGRHSPGPSSDSHLGWPPPATPAQRVYYSYFERDDEGSGDEGRDQNRFLTEAKRLKHGADRETDHTAQGMQYLEAVLFFLLTGNAMEHDSCTEKAAFTMYKDTLSLIKYISSKFRGTQSCTPQGSIHSKLAILSLRCQSLLYFKLFQIKKYEVKEFQKVIAEYQQRAPTLQQEQVVGGQGTPSPLSPTPSPAGSVGSVSSVGSLGSSGYSSDARGVGPTQPVIPQQHSAPPPCVAVPLSVHSAMQRQNQFFTYLTSCFDLWEQADGLVYKGKHREFFIELDRYCGPLTLHSSLNDLVRYVRIGIQRLKEISSAQPT